A genomic region of Pelodiscus sinensis isolate JC-2024 chromosome 1, ASM4963464v1, whole genome shotgun sequence contains the following coding sequences:
- the TMEM272 gene encoding transmembrane protein 272 isoform X1 — MAAGLEKACHRCISKIASNACFIFGLLAFLALPLSMAFTGMKFLEDCPLQPLIPLYLLVGGVVGSLKVTLLLYDSTRMRQLLSKSVVIDDDDDDEYPWRQNAHKYYIHLTLSLFLFIWFILGNYWVFSVYLPNFIPPFHQPQDYCDKTLYIFAVGVLIISHTVLFLLIFCSFCIYCFSRRRYAAEED; from the exons ATGGCTGCTGGCCTGGAGAAAGCTTGTCACCGGTGCATATCTAAAATTGCCAGCAATG CATGCTTTATTTTTGGACTTCTAGCTTTCCTTGCTTTACCACTGTCCATGGCTTTTACAG GAATGAAGTTTTTGGAAGACTGCCCACTTCAACCACTAATTCCCTTATATCTGTTGGTGGGTGGTGTTGTCGGCAGTTTAAAG GTGACACTTCTGCTCTATGACTCCACCAGGATGAGGCAACTGCTTTCCAAATCTGTCGTGATTGATGACGACGATGACGATGAGTATCCATGGCGGCAGAATGCTCACAAATACTATATCCATCTTACACtcagcctcttcctctttatCTGGTTTATTCTTGGGAACTATTGGGTATTTTCTGTCTACCTGCCAAATTTCATTCCACCTTTCCACCAGCCCCAGGATTATTGCGATAAAACCCTGTACATTTTTGCTGTTGGAGTTCTTATCATTAGCCATACCGTGCTGTTTTTGCTTATCTTTTGTAGCTTCTGTATATATTGTTTTTCTAGGCGAAGATATGCTGCAGAAGAGGATTAA
- the TMEM272 gene encoding transmembrane protein 272 isoform X2, with protein MAFTGMKFLEDCPLQPLIPLYLLVGGVVGSLKVTLLLYDSTRMRQLLSKSVVIDDDDDDEYPWRQNAHKYYIHLTLSLFLFIWFILGNYWVFSVYLPNFIPPFHQPQDYCDKTLYIFAVGVLIISHTVLFLLIFCSFCIYCFSRRRYAAEED; from the exons ATGGCTTTTACAG GAATGAAGTTTTTGGAAGACTGCCCACTTCAACCACTAATTCCCTTATATCTGTTGGTGGGTGGTGTTGTCGGCAGTTTAAAG GTGACACTTCTGCTCTATGACTCCACCAGGATGAGGCAACTGCTTTCCAAATCTGTCGTGATTGATGACGACGATGACGATGAGTATCCATGGCGGCAGAATGCTCACAAATACTATATCCATCTTACACtcagcctcttcctctttatCTGGTTTATTCTTGGGAACTATTGGGTATTTTCTGTCTACCTGCCAAATTTCATTCCACCTTTCCACCAGCCCCAGGATTATTGCGATAAAACCCTGTACATTTTTGCTGTTGGAGTTCTTATCATTAGCCATACCGTGCTGTTTTTGCTTATCTTTTGTAGCTTCTGTATATATTGTTTTTCTAGGCGAAGATATGCTGCAGAAGAGGATTAA
- the TMEM272 gene encoding transmembrane protein 272 isoform X3, whose amino-acid sequence MRQLLSKSVVIDDDDDDEYPWRQNAHKYYIHLTLSLFLFIWFILGNYWVFSVYLPNFIPPFHQPQDYCDKTLYIFAVGVLIISHTVLFLLIFCSFCIYCFSRRRYAAEED is encoded by the coding sequence ATGAGGCAACTGCTTTCCAAATCTGTCGTGATTGATGACGACGATGACGATGAGTATCCATGGCGGCAGAATGCTCACAAATACTATATCCATCTTACACtcagcctcttcctctttatCTGGTTTATTCTTGGGAACTATTGGGTATTTTCTGTCTACCTGCCAAATTTCATTCCACCTTTCCACCAGCCCCAGGATTATTGCGATAAAACCCTGTACATTTTTGCTGTTGGAGTTCTTATCATTAGCCATACCGTGCTGTTTTTGCTTATCTTTTGTAGCTTCTGTATATATTGTTTTTCTAGGCGAAGATATGCTGCAGAAGAGGATTAA